The genomic region TACCACAGACTAGGGTTGCCCAAATATTTGGGATTGGGGAGAAACTATAAAATGAAAAATATGAAATCGCTTTCAAAAGAGCAAATGGATCATTTGAATGCCCTTGCAGATACTTTGGACGTAAAAATAAGAATACAATAGAAGGAACGGTTATGACTGAAAAAAACATGGTAGCATTCGATTGCGGGAATTCTTCATTTCGTACGATTTTAGGCAGATATGATGGAAAAAAACTTGTTACGGAAGTTGTTGATCAAGTTCCCAATTATATGATTGAAGTAAACGGATATTTCTATTGGGATATTTTATATATTTATAAAGGATTAATTGACGGATTAAAAAAGACTACCGCAATGGTAAAAAAAATAGATTCCATCGGGATCTGTACATGGGGAGTTGATTTTGCTCTTTTTAGCAAAGAAGGCGTTATGCTTAATAACCCTTGTTCTTATCGTAACCCATACGGCAGTGAAATTTTCAATGAGATTTCAGCGGATGATAAACGAAGCATATTTTACGAAACCGGTATTTTATGCGATAAGATAAATTCCCTTTTTTTATTGAACGCATTAAATAAAAAAATGCCGACTATAACCGATTCGGCTAATACATTGTTGATGATCCCTGATATATTAAATTATTTTTTTACCGGATGTATGATTAACGAGCCGAGCGAATTTTCCACGACTCAGCTTATGAATGTAAAAACAAAAAAAGTAAGTAAAAAAATTTGTGATATGTTTTCAATACGGCATAATTTATTTGCCCCTATCGGAACACACGGAACTGTTCTTGGAAATTTAAAATCCGAAATAAAAAAAGAAATCGGTATTGAATACGATATTCCTGTAATCTGTGTACCTTCGCATGATACTGCGGCAGCTGTAATGGCTGTCCCGGCAACCGGCAACGATGCCTTTATGTTTATCAGTGCGGGGACATGGTCGCTTATTGGAACGGAACTTGCAGAGCCGCTTATTTCCGATGATGTTTTAACAGCGGGATTGACAAACGAGGTGGGTGCCTTTGACAGCATTACACTTCTAAAAAACAGCGCCGGAATGTTTATTTTGCAGCGGTTAAAAAAAGAATACGAAACGGAATTAGGCCGTGAGATAGAATGGAAGGAAGTTGATTTATTGACGGCCGC from Treponema parvum harbors:
- a CDS encoding rhamnulokinase, which produces MTEKNMVAFDCGNSSFRTILGRYDGKKLVTEVVDQVPNYMIEVNGYFYWDILYIYKGLIDGLKKTTAMVKKIDSIGICTWGVDFALFSKEGVMLNNPCSYRNPYGSEIFNEISADDKRSIFYETGILCDKINSLFLLNALNKKMPTITDSANTLLMIPDILNYFFTGCMINEPSEFSTTQLMNVKTKKVSKKICDMFSIRHNLFAPIGTHGTVLGNLKSEIKKEIGIEYDIPVICVPSHDTAAAVMAVPATGNDAFMFISAGTWSLIGTELAEPLISDDVLTAGLTNEVGAFDSITLLKNSAGMFILQRLKKEYETELGREIEWKEVDLLTAAYKGTIPIILVNDVRFFNPASMSETIWKYLLQTRQVTGNKSWAMLFRCVEKSLACSYALTLAEIEKICKNNFNSVYIVGGGSRNKTIDQLTANYTGKEVLTGAKESTSLGNLLTQIKYFYPELSRKDLRNIVAKNMQSIRYTAQNPDKSDLAVYQKLASGGMN